The following are encoded in a window of Rhizobium sp. WYJ-E13 genomic DNA:
- a CDS encoding NADP-dependent oxidoreductase — MSSETMKAIRIHEFGGPDVLRYEDAPKPELKPGEVLVRVHAIGINPPDWYLRDGYRALPPEWRPQVPFPIILGTDVSGVVEAVADDVREFSVGDEVYSMVRFFSVAESRAYAEYVSVPVSELALKPAGIDHVHAAGAPMSLLTAWQFMIELGHDEPNPLQSSRHEPVPLKGKTVLVNGAAGGVGHFAVQLAKLKGSHVIAVASGKHESLLRELGADEFIDYTRTPPEKTARDIDLVVDAVGGSTTGRFLRVLKRGGALFPVYPLGFADVTEAGKRGVTVSATQVRSSGAQLAEVGRLLNDGTIRVVIDSAYPLADARKAHERAARGHIQGKIVLTVDV, encoded by the coding sequence ATGTCGAGCGAAACGATGAAAGCAATCCGGATCCACGAGTTCGGCGGTCCCGACGTGCTGCGTTACGAGGATGCGCCGAAGCCTGAACTGAAACCGGGGGAAGTGCTCGTTCGCGTTCACGCCATAGGGATCAATCCTCCCGACTGGTATCTGCGCGATGGTTACAGGGCGCTTCCTCCGGAATGGCGGCCGCAGGTGCCATTCCCGATCATCCTGGGCACGGATGTGTCTGGTGTCGTCGAGGCGGTTGCCGATGATGTCCGCGAATTCTCCGTCGGCGACGAAGTCTATTCCATGGTCCGCTTTTTCAGCGTAGCAGAGAGCAGGGCCTATGCGGAATATGTCAGCGTGCCGGTCTCGGAACTCGCATTGAAGCCTGCCGGCATCGATCACGTACATGCCGCTGGAGCGCCGATGTCGCTGTTGACGGCGTGGCAATTCATGATCGAGCTCGGACATGATGAACCGAACCCACTTCAATCGAGCAGGCACGAGCCGGTGCCGCTCAAGGGCAAGACGGTTCTCGTCAACGGCGCCGCCGGCGGCGTAGGACACTTTGCGGTGCAGCTCGCGAAGCTGAAGGGATCGCATGTCATTGCCGTGGCATCAGGCAAGCATGAGTCATTACTCAGGGAACTCGGTGCCGATGAATTCATCGATTACACCAGGACGCCGCCCGAGAAGACCGCGCGTGACATCGATCTTGTCGTCGATGCGGTCGGTGGTTCGACAACAGGTCGTTTCCTGCGCGTATTGAAGCGTGGCGGGGCGTTGTTCCCGGTATATCCCCTCGGCTTTGCCGATGTCACGGAGGCCGGCAAGCGCGGTGTCACGGTTTCGGCGACCCAGGTCCGTTCCAGCGGAGCTCAACTGGCGGAAGTGGGACGCCTGCTCAATGACGGGACGATCCGTGTCGTCATCGACAGCGCCTATCCGCTTGCGGATGCGCGCAAGGCGCATGAGCGGGCCGCCAGGGGGCATATCCAGGGCAAGATCGTCCTGACGGTCGATGTGTGA
- a CDS encoding putative quinol monooxygenase, whose product MLVIMGYIDLDPADVDAFVSDIRAISSSTKAEKGCLFYNIALDDGPAGRFVVAQRWQDRQALAAHIEKRETLAFLTAWKDKMKSDLHEYEVLSGRPLIG is encoded by the coding sequence ATGCTTGTCATCATGGGTTACATCGACCTCGATCCGGCAGATGTCGACGCGTTCGTTTCCGACATCAGGGCAATCAGCAGCAGCACGAAGGCCGAAAAGGGGTGCCTGTTTTACAACATTGCCCTGGATGACGGGCCGGCCGGACGTTTCGTGGTCGCTCAGCGCTGGCAGGATCGGCAAGCGCTGGCCGCCCATATCGAGAAAAGGGAGACGCTGGCGTTCCTGACAGCCTGGAAGGACAAGATGAAAAGTGATCTCCACGAATATGAGGTTTTGAGCGGACGGCCGCTTATCGGCTGA
- a CDS encoding TetR/AcrR family transcriptional regulator translates to MRADAKKNYDHILAVAREMLTGDGANASLRDIARKAEVGDGTLHRHFPTREALLEALLRTSFEDLARRASELEQSDDPGNALVTWLREATAITHNYSGAIASMVSAIADENSALHTSCVMLRTAGAQLLRRAQTKGAARMDMDGNDLFALISALAWLAEQPPLVPRADHLFDIISGAILTSERQ, encoded by the coding sequence ATGAGAGCCGACGCAAAAAAGAACTATGATCACATTCTCGCGGTCGCCCGTGAGATGCTGACGGGGGATGGTGCGAATGCATCGCTGCGCGACATTGCGCGCAAAGCGGAAGTAGGAGACGGAACCTTGCACCGTCACTTCCCGACCCGGGAAGCACTGCTTGAAGCCTTGCTGCGCACCAGTTTCGAGGATTTGGCGCGACGGGCGAGCGAACTCGAACAATCGGACGATCCCGGCAATGCGCTCGTGACGTGGCTGCGCGAGGCGACCGCGATAACCCACAATTACAGCGGCGCTATTGCCTCGATGGTTTCCGCAATCGCTGACGAGAATTCCGCGCTTCACACGTCATGTGTGATGCTGCGCACAGCCGGTGCACAGCTTCTTCGACGCGCCCAGACGAAAGGCGCGGCGCGAATGGACATGGACGGCAACGACCTGTTCGCTTTGATAAGTGCGCTGGCGTGGCTCGCCGAACAACCTCCGCTCGTGCCGCGCGCGGATCACCTGTTCGACATCATCTCAGGTGCGATCCTGACGAGTGAACGGCAGTAG